The following are encoded together in the Babylonia areolata isolate BAREFJ2019XMU chromosome 18, ASM4173473v1, whole genome shotgun sequence genome:
- the LOC143293138 gene encoding ERI1 exoribonuclease 2-like has product MKTTKQLARELGLLRERKLSKTSGERSKEKQSQQFSYLIIIDFESTCWEKDKTKTQEIIEFPAVLLNTKTGEIESEFHYYVQPQEHPTLSAFCHQLTGITQEQVENGIPLFLCLRKFSHWLHKLFQEKNILLAGDRGVDCGDHTTNLAAIVTWSDWDLGVCLHYELRRKQIAKAPCFNRWIDLRATYTKFYGRKPKGLNGALQDVGIEFEGREHSGLHDSRNTAMLAWRMIRDGCLLSITKSLVPVRRI; this is encoded by the exons AGAATTGGGACTTCTCCGTGAAAGAAAACTTTCCAAGACATCtggagaaagaagtaaagaaaagcaGA GTCAACAATTTAGTTATCTTATCATCATTGACTTTGAATCAACTTGTTGGGAGAAGGACAAAACAAAGACGCAAGAGATCA TTGAATTTCCTGCAGTCCTGTTGAACACAAAGACTGGAGAGATTGAAAGTGAATTCCACTACTATGTGCAACCCCAAGAACACCCAACTCTTAGTGCTTTTTGTCACCAGCTTACAGGAATTACGCAG GAGCAAGTTGAGAATGGAATTCCACTGTTCTTATGCTTACGCAAGTTCTCTCACTGGCTGCACAAGCTGTTCCAAGAAAAGAACATACTCCTGGCTGGTGACAGAGGGGTTGACTGTGGAGACCACACAACAAACCTTGCTGCTATTGTAACCTGGTCTG ATTGGGATCTTGGAGTGTGTCTTCATTATGAACTGAGACGCAAACAGATTGCCAAAGCTCCTTGTTTCAACAGGTGGATTGATCTCAGAGCTACCTACACA AAATTTTATGGACGGAAGCCCAAAGGTTTGAATGGAGCTCTACAAGATGTTGGCATTGAGTTTGAAGGCAGGGAACACTCAG GACTTCATGATTCCAGAAACACAGCAATGCTGGCATGGAGAATGATCCGTGATGGTTGTCTTCTGAGCATCACAAAATCACTTGTCCCTGTACGTCGTATTTAA
- the LOC143292371 gene encoding diphthine methyltransferase-like, giving the protein MASLEPITTTLQEIDTQLYADSVEWCPFEGMQDILLCGTYQLLESEEQTTQSGQPQVRVGQLQVYRLHTPENNCPSLTQSHGIDMPGILDIKWARQPLSSAAVCGLVNAKGEFQLWKMGEESTDEQTYRNVSPECSAKVEIAECIGLSLDWAAPCEGTVARVVTSDSTGGLTVVEVGPTVATVSQWHAHDFEAWICAFDQWNKDVIYSGSDDCKLKVWDLRIGTTPVSTNSRFTMGVCSIQSSPQREHLIAVGSYDENLRVFDTRQMRHPVTSTALGGGVWRVKWDPFVARYILTASMHNGFHIVDSCKAEGESLPVAASYTKHTSLAYGVDWCRLKTTHTVARDTALPRTDDSDETCLSDRSAAQALVASCSFYDHSLQLWQWRDKE; this is encoded by the exons ATGGCCAGTTTGGAGCCCATTACCACAACACTGCAGGAGATTGATACACAGCTGTATGCAGACTCTGTGGAATGGTGCCCCTTCGAAGGAATGCAAGACATCCTGCTCTGTGGGACATACCAACTGCTGGAGTCTGAAGAACAAACCACACAGTCAGGACAG CCTCAAGTAAGAGTCGGGCAGCTTCAAGTTTATCGACTTCACACCCCAGAGAACAACTGTccttctctcactcagtcacatGGCATCGACATGCCTGGCATACTGGACATCAAATGGGCAAGGCAACCACTGAGCTCCGCAGCTGTATGTGGACTGGTCAACGCCAAGGGAGAGTTCCAGTTGTGGAAAATGGGTGAAGAAAGCACTGATGAGCAAACATACAGAAATGTGTCACCAGAATGTTCAGCCAAAGTGGAGATTGCCGAGTGCATTGGCCTGTCCTTGGACTGGGCAGCACCCTGTGAAGG GACTGTAGCCAGAGTGGTGACTTCGGACTCCACAGGAGGCCTCACTGTGGTGGAGGTGGGACCAACAGTGGCGACAGTATCACAGTGGCATGCTCATGATTTTGAAGCCTGGATTTGTGCCTTTGATCAGTGGAATAAAGATGTCATCTATTCTG GGAGTGATGACTGTAAACTCAAAGTGTGGGACCTACGGATTGGGACAACACCAGTGTCAACTAACTCAAG GTTCACCATGGGAGTATGCAGCATTCAAAGCAGTCCTCAGAGAGAACACCTCATCGCAGTAGGAAg CTATGATGAGAACCTGAGAGTGTTTGACACCAGACAGATGCGACATCCTGTAACATCCACAGCgctgggaggaggggtgtggcgAGTGAAGTGGGACCCTTTCGTTGCTCGTTATATCCTGACTGCCTCCATGCATAACGGTTTTCACATTGTTGACAGCTGTAAGGCAG AGGGTGAGTCTTTGCCAGTGGCAGCCAGCTACACAAAGCACACATCTCTGGCTTATGGGGTGGACTGGTGCAGGCTGAAAACTACGCATACTGTGGCCAGAGATACTGCACTGCCGAGGACAGATGATTCTGATGAAACTTGCCTAAGTGACAGGAGTGCAGCTCAAGCTTTAGTGGCATCTTGCTCATTCTATGACCATTCTTTACAGTTGTGGCAGTGGAGAGACAAAGAATGA